Proteins found in one Bacteroidota bacterium genomic segment:
- a CDS encoding membrane or secreted protein — translation MLLKLILITVILMALAFAFIGIKMFLKKDGKFTKQCSTVDPRTGQRMGCTCGSEESTCHND, via the coding sequence ATGTTGCTCAAATTAATCCTTATAACCGTTATACTGATGGCTCTGGCCTTCGCTTTTATTGGCATTAAAATGTTTTTAAAAAAAGACGGGAAATTCACCAAACAATGCAGTACTGTTGATCCCCGAACCGGCCAACGCATGGGCTGTACTTGTGGCTCAGAAGAGAGCACTTGCCATAAC